Proteins from a genomic interval of Microbacterium imperiale:
- the ftsE gene encoding cell division ATP-binding protein FtsE, translating into MIRFEHVSKRYRGTSKPALSDVDFEIQRGEFVFLVGASGSGKSSCLRMILREDVASEGRVVVLGRDLRGLSTRKVPYFRRHIGAVFQDFRLLPNKTVFQNVAFTLQVIGSSRAFISQAVPEALALVGLAGKEKRLPHELSGGEQQRVAIARAIVNRPQVLLADEPTGNLDPATSVDIMQLLARINANGTTVVMATHEAGFVDQMQRRVIELSGGVMVRDEVGGGYGDTSALPSLKPEPVKGAAAVAALTAVLELQREIAETPPAAHVPEQPETVSEPPPPVGESTRAIPIVAPDIDLAGLGLPDVAKKLGLGQKDDRGDEVGPTS; encoded by the coding sequence ATGATCCGGTTCGAACACGTCAGCAAGCGGTATCGCGGCACCTCGAAGCCCGCGCTCAGCGACGTCGACTTCGAGATCCAGCGCGGCGAGTTCGTCTTCCTCGTCGGCGCGTCCGGATCGGGCAAGTCGTCGTGTCTGCGGATGATCCTCCGCGAGGACGTCGCGAGCGAGGGGCGCGTCGTCGTCCTCGGCCGCGACCTGCGGGGCCTGTCGACGCGGAAGGTTCCGTACTTCCGGCGACACATCGGCGCCGTCTTCCAGGACTTCCGGCTGCTGCCCAACAAGACGGTGTTCCAGAACGTCGCGTTCACGCTGCAGGTCATCGGCTCGTCCCGAGCGTTCATCTCGCAGGCGGTGCCCGAGGCGCTGGCGCTCGTCGGCCTCGCCGGCAAGGAGAAGCGCCTGCCGCACGAGCTTTCGGGCGGTGAGCAGCAGCGCGTGGCGATCGCCCGTGCCATCGTGAACCGGCCGCAGGTGCTGCTCGCCGATGAGCCCACCGGAAACCTCGACCCCGCGACATCCGTCGACATCATGCAGCTGCTGGCGCGCATCAACGCCAACGGCACCACCGTCGTCATGGCCACGCACGAGGCCGGCTTCGTCGACCAGATGCAGCGCCGCGTCATCGAGCTCAGCGGCGGCGTCATGGTCCGCGACGAGGTGGGCGGCGGATACGGCGACACCTCCGCGCTGCCGAGCCTCAAGCCCGAGCCGGTGAAGGGCGCCGCCGCCGTCGCCGCGCTGACCGCGGTCCTGGAGCTGCAGCGAGAGATCGCCGAGACGCCTCCGGCGGCGCACGTGCCCGAGCAGCCCGAGACCGTCTCGGAGCCGCCGCCGCCCGTCGGCGAATCCACGCGTGCGATTCCGATCGTCGCGCCCGACATCGACCTGGCGGGGCTCGGTCTGCCCGACGTCGCCAAGAAGCTGGGTCTCGGTCAGAAGGATGACCGGGGCGACGAAGTGGGGCCCACGTCATGA
- the smpB gene encoding SsrA-binding protein SmpB, with the protein MPREQGEKLVASNKRARHDYAIEKTYEAGLVLTGTEVKSLRQGRANLTDGYAYIDNGQAFLDAVNIPEYSQGHWTNHAAKRTRKLLLHKEEIIKLSHAVSAGGYTLVPLRLYFSDGRAKVEIAVAKGKREFEKRQTIREREDKREAERAMRSRNRLGE; encoded by the coding sequence ATGCCGAGGGAACAGGGTGAGAAGCTCGTCGCGAGCAACAAGCGCGCCCGCCACGACTACGCCATCGAGAAGACCTACGAGGCCGGTCTCGTACTGACCGGCACCGAGGTGAAGTCGCTGCGCCAGGGCCGCGCCAACCTCACCGACGGGTACGCGTACATCGACAACGGACAGGCGTTCCTCGACGCGGTGAACATCCCCGAGTACTCGCAGGGTCACTGGACGAACCACGCCGCCAAGCGAACGCGCAAGCTCCTGCTGCACAAAGAGGAGATCATCAAGCTCTCGCACGCCGTCAGCGCAGGCGGCTACACGCTCGTGCCGCTGCGGTTGTACTTCTCGGACGGGCGCGCCAAGGTCGAGATCGCGGTCGCGAAGGGCAAGCGCGAGTTCGAGAAGCGGCAGACGATCCGCGAGCGTGAGGACAAGCGCGAGGCCGAGCGGGCCATGCGCTCCCGGAACCGCCTCGGCGAGTAA
- the prfB gene encoding peptide chain release factor 2 has translation MLEFDISADIQALRSTFADIQAVVDVEALQAEIARLSEEAGAPDLWDDVEKAQKVTSALSHRQAELKRVTDVERRLDDLDVLVELAVEMDDEESADEARKELAQLEDVIGQLEVQTLLDGEYDERSAVVTIRSGAGGDDATDFADMLLRMYLRWAERHKYPVKIMDTSYAEGAGIKSATFEVDAPYAYGTLSVEAGTHRLARISPFGSADKRQTSFAAVEVIPVMEEAQEVDVPENDIRVDVFRSSGPGGQSVNTTDSAVRITHIPTGIVVSMQNEKSQIQNRAAAMRVLQTRLMLLQREEEAAKKKELAGTITASWGDQMRSYFLYGQQLVKDLRTGHEVGNPSTVFDGDLDGFIAAGIRWRKRKDDDA, from the coding sequence ATGCTCGAATTCGATATCTCCGCCGACATCCAGGCCTTGCGCTCCACGTTCGCCGACATCCAGGCCGTGGTCGACGTCGAGGCGCTCCAGGCCGAGATCGCGCGCCTGTCCGAAGAGGCCGGCGCCCCCGACCTGTGGGACGACGTCGAGAAGGCGCAGAAGGTCACGAGTGCTCTGAGCCACCGCCAGGCCGAGCTCAAACGCGTCACCGACGTCGAGCGCCGCCTCGACGATCTCGACGTGCTCGTCGAGCTCGCTGTCGAGATGGACGACGAGGAGTCCGCGGACGAGGCCCGCAAGGAGCTCGCCCAGCTCGAGGACGTCATCGGTCAGCTCGAGGTCCAGACCCTGCTCGACGGCGAGTACGACGAGCGCTCCGCCGTCGTGACGATCCGCTCCGGCGCGGGAGGCGACGACGCCACCGACTTCGCCGACATGCTGCTGCGCATGTACCTGCGCTGGGCCGAGCGTCACAAGTACCCCGTCAAGATCATGGACACCTCGTATGCCGAGGGCGCCGGGATCAAGTCGGCGACGTTCGAGGTCGATGCGCCCTACGCCTACGGAACGCTCTCGGTCGAGGCCGGTACGCACCGCCTCGCGCGCATCAGCCCCTTCGGTTCGGCCGACAAGCGCCAGACGAGCTTCGCAGCCGTCGAGGTCATCCCCGTGATGGAGGAGGCGCAGGAGGTCGACGTTCCCGAGAACGACATCCGCGTCGACGTCTTCCGCTCGTCCGGCCCCGGGGGTCAGTCGGTCAACACCACCGACTCCGCCGTGCGCATCACGCACATCCCGACGGGCATCGTCGTGTCGATGCAGAACGAGAAGTCGCAGATCCAGAACCGCGCCGCCGCGATGCGGGTCCTGCAGACCCGCCTCATGCTGCTGCAGCGCGAGGAGGAGGCCGCGAAGAAGAAGGAGCTGGCGGGCACGATCACCGCGAGCTGGGGCGACCAGATGCGCTCGTACTTCCTCTACGGCCAGCAGCTCGTGAAGGACCTGCGCACCGGTCACGAGGTCGGCAACCCGTCCACCGTGTTCGACGGCGACCTCGACGGCTTCATCGCCGCCGGCATCCGCTGGCGCAAGCGCAAAGACGACGACGCCTGA
- the ftsX gene encoding permease-like cell division protein FtsX — MRVGLILGEALTGLRRNASMVISVVLVTFVSLTFVGAAMLMQMQIGKTKDYWVDRAQVAVYMCREDATVQNCADGAATEEQLAAVAERLSSPALEGVVSGVRFESSQEAYDNVLNLMGQDYSEFVSAEQLNNTYWVNLVDPAQSDVISEAFKDFDGVEEVANQLQYLDPLFSALTVATYVAIGIAGLMLIAAVLLIATTIRLSAYARRRELGIMRLVGASNRFIQTPFILEGVFAALIGSALASAAIVAMVQVGVGQYLSSQIDFVTNWVNLGDVALVVPAVIVLGVLLAAVSAGFAIRRWLRT, encoded by the coding sequence ATGAGAGTCGGTCTGATCCTCGGCGAGGCCCTGACGGGACTGCGCCGCAACGCCTCGATGGTGATCTCGGTCGTGCTCGTGACGTTCGTGTCGCTGACGTTCGTGGGTGCCGCGATGCTCATGCAGATGCAGATCGGCAAGACGAAGGACTACTGGGTCGATCGCGCTCAGGTCGCCGTCTACATGTGCCGTGAAGATGCGACGGTGCAGAACTGCGCCGACGGTGCCGCCACCGAGGAGCAGCTCGCGGCCGTCGCCGAACGGCTGTCGTCTCCCGCGCTCGAGGGCGTCGTCAGCGGCGTGCGATTCGAGAGCAGCCAAGAGGCGTACGACAACGTCCTGAACCTCATGGGGCAGGACTACTCCGAGTTCGTCAGCGCCGAGCAGCTCAACAACACGTACTGGGTGAACCTCGTTGATCCCGCGCAGAGCGATGTCATCAGCGAGGCATTCAAGGACTTCGACGGCGTCGAAGAGGTCGCGAATCAGTTGCAGTACCTCGATCCGCTCTTCTCGGCGCTGACCGTCGCGACCTACGTGGCCATCGGTATCGCGGGCCTCATGCTCATCGCCGCGGTGCTGCTGATCGCCACGACCATCCGACTGTCCGCCTACGCCCGGCGGCGCGAGCTCGGCATCATGCGCCTCGTCGGCGCGTCCAACCGGTTCATCCAGACGCCGTTCATCCTCGAGGGTGTCTTCGCTGCGCTGATCGGATCGGCGCTGGCCAGCGCCGCGATCGTCGCGATGGTGCAAGTCGGGGTGGGGCAGTACCTGTCGTCGCAGATCGACTTCGTGACGAACTGGGTGAATCTCGGCGACGTCGCGCTCGTGGTGCCGGCCGTCATCGTGCTGGGCGTCCTGCTCGCGGCGGTCTCGGCGGGCTTCGCGATCCGCCGCTGGCTGCGCACCTGA
- a CDS encoding MFS transporter, with translation MPASDANEPIRRVLWRLAPMIYGPTTLFGLGEGAVIPLIPVIAVQLGADVATSALVASALVVGQLCGNIPAGWAVARIGERATMIIAGLLALVGLGAMALAPALGVFAASVFLIGICAAAFGVARHAFMTTRVPLTFRARALSLLGGSFRLGMFVGPFIAAALLWIFGDEHATIWFFGICLIAMIVLVAFGPEPEKRLGPPPAVARTVDGEAITTAPVRTRRTPGTGVVRTAWRNRDVLARLGVAAASLSALRSTRQVLLPLWGVAIGLDGSTIALVVGVSGAIDFALFYASGQVMDRFGRLWAALPAMLLMSSGLIALGLTAASEQPELWFALFAAVLGVGNGLSSGILLTLGADVAPVANPAPFLGSWRTLTDAGGAAAPLLVSGITAIASLPVAAAVMGGVGLVGAIGFIRWVPRFVPRARNGDRP, from the coding sequence ATGCCAGCCAGCGACGCGAACGAGCCGATCCGACGAGTTCTCTGGCGACTCGCCCCGATGATCTACGGGCCCACGACCCTCTTCGGCCTCGGCGAAGGCGCCGTCATCCCCCTGATCCCGGTCATCGCGGTCCAGCTCGGGGCCGACGTCGCAACCTCCGCGCTCGTCGCCTCCGCCCTCGTCGTCGGCCAGCTCTGCGGCAACATCCCCGCGGGGTGGGCCGTCGCGCGCATCGGCGAACGCGCCACCATGATCATCGCGGGCCTGCTCGCCCTCGTCGGCCTCGGCGCGATGGCCCTCGCGCCCGCGCTCGGCGTCTTCGCGGCATCCGTCTTCCTCATCGGCATCTGCGCGGCCGCTTTCGGGGTCGCCCGTCACGCGTTCATGACGACGCGCGTGCCGCTGACATTCCGGGCCCGCGCGCTGTCGCTGCTGGGCGGAAGCTTCCGGCTCGGCATGTTCGTGGGCCCGTTCATCGCGGCGGCGCTGCTGTGGATCTTCGGCGACGAGCATGCGACGATCTGGTTCTTCGGCATCTGCCTGATCGCGATGATCGTCCTCGTCGCGTTCGGGCCCGAGCCCGAGAAGCGGCTGGGTCCGCCGCCCGCGGTCGCGCGCACCGTCGACGGCGAGGCGATCACCACCGCCCCCGTCCGCACGCGGCGCACGCCCGGCACCGGCGTCGTCCGGACGGCCTGGCGCAATCGCGACGTCCTCGCACGGCTGGGCGTCGCGGCAGCGTCGCTCTCGGCGTTGCGCTCGACCCGCCAGGTGCTGCTGCCCTTGTGGGGTGTCGCGATCGGACTGGACGGGTCGACGATCGCCCTCGTGGTCGGCGTCTCGGGAGCGATCGACTTCGCGCTCTTCTACGCCAGCGGACAGGTCATGGACCGGTTCGGCCGGCTCTGGGCCGCCCTGCCGGCGATGCTCCTGATGAGTTCCGGGTTGATCGCTCTGGGACTGACGGCAGCCAGCGAGCAGCCGGAACTGTGGTTCGCGCTGTTCGCGGCCGTCCTCGGCGTCGGCAACGGCCTGTCGAGCGGCATCCTGCTGACCCTCGGGGCGGACGTCGCGCCCGTCGCGAATCCGGCGCCCTTCCTCGGGTCGTGGCGCACGCTCACCGACGCCGGCGGCGCCGCCGCTCCGCTGCTGGTGTCGGGCATCACCGCGATCGCGTCGTTGCCGGTCGCGGCAGCGGTCATGGGCGGCGTCGGGCTGGTGGGGGCGATCGGGTTCATCCGCTGGGTACCGCGGTTCGTGCCGCGCGCGCGGAACGGAGATCGACCATGA